A stretch of DNA from Equus asinus isolate D_3611 breed Donkey chromosome 20, EquAss-T2T_v2, whole genome shotgun sequence:
TTCAGAGGAGGGGGAGCACTGGGGTCTGAGAAAGCTTCTCGGAGAACAGGGAACTTGAGCCAAACCTTGAGGAATGAGTGGGATTTGGAATGTGGAGAAGAGAGGCATTCCAGGTGGAGGCCCCTTGTGACCCAGTCAGGGGACAGTGAGTAGAGGAGCCTGGCTGAAGCAGAGGACAGAAGTGGCAGAGGAAAGATTGTAAGGGAAGGTGCAGGGAAATGTAGTGAAGGCTTGACTAGTTGTGCCACTTTCAGTGACCCTGTGCCTGGTTTCCTTGTCCCCGAAACAGCCATGGTTAGACCCTGTGGTGCTGTTAATGAGAAACATGGTAGGAGAGCCCTGACCCAGCGCCGGGCACTGTGCTGGTCCTCAGAAAACGGCAGTTTTGGTTCTCCCTTCCTGGGCTGAGCTGCTTGGGCATTATCCTGCCGGCTGTGTGGAGCCGCAAGGGCTGGTGAGCAGGAAGGGAACCTCAAAACCCTGGCAGAAAGGGAATCATGAAGGATGTGAGAGGGGCTGGTGAAAGGTTACTCCAGGCCTGCTCTGATGGAGGCTGGCAAGGACCAGAAGCTCTAATGGATACACTGAGGGCCGGGATGCCAGGCAAGTTACTGGAATGGGAAGTCTTTCAGTGATCTCGCAGACCCTGCTGGAAGCAATCAGATCATGTCTGAAATCTCTTCCCGAAAGCTCTCTAGAGCTCTCAGGCAGTAGGGGCTGCCAATCGGTAGTCCCCCGGgcggaagcagaatgtgtggGATAGAATGTCAGACTCTGCCCTCCCTTCTCAATCATCATTGCCAGCCGTTTTTCACTCCAGCTAAAATTTAGTAGGTGTATTAAAATGCATCCAGGCACAATAAAAGCTTGTTTGAGGTTTAAAATATAGCTTGTCAGATGAGTATTTAGTGGTGTGTTTTAATATGCATAAGTGCAAACCAGAATTTAATgtgtaggctaaagcacacattAGCAATTTCCTAAGTGATCTAAGATTGCAGTGTACATGAGCAACttgaggggagggtggggtgaCGGGGAGACAGGGACCCAAATACCATAAAACTTCAGGATGTTTTTTCTCTGTTCCCCGAAGTAGGACCTTGAATTCCCAGGTGAATTTATAATGGAGTTCCCTCTTACTtggttattattttatgttttgttttattgagatagaattcacataacataaaattaaccctttTACAGAGAATAATTCCATGGCATATAGTACAATTAtgatgctgtgcaaccatcaccactgtctagctccataacatttccatcaccccaaaaggaaaccccgcatccattaagcagtcactcctcattggcccctccctccaggccctggcaaccactaatttgctctctgtctccatagatttacctattctggatctctctctctctctttttattttttcacttttatttctgtCCTATGACTCATATAAGCTTGTGTGTTTCTCTGGACCACAGGCAGTGCCTGATGCTTTGGGAGAATTTAGAGGGTGCAGTGCTGAAGCCTGTATGTCAAGGTGGTGAAAAGAGAGGAATCACAGGACAGAACCTAGCTTTCAGTATAGGTAAGGCTAGGAGACAGTGCCACCAAGGTTTTCCTAAAGAGGCTACTAGCATTTTTGTATTATCGGCCCCTTGGCGATCTGATGAAGCTCTTAGACCTCTTCTCAGAATAatgatttgaataaaataaagcaaataggattacaaaggaaactGATTATATTGAACTGTAGTCATAAAATATTAAGGTAATTGGTGATCAAGTAACATATATACTTCTTTATTAACATGTTGAGTAACAAGATCTAGCTGTGAGTCTAATAACACTGTAATTTTAAAGTCCTGAgacatgtaaattatatttcgAGATATCTGCAATACTATTAATGTGACAAGAAAATATCTGATTTCTATGGGTGGCAAAGTCACAGGTATTTCTAATAATACTTGTTTTGTTCCTTACATTCATAATTGAAGAGAATGTGAATGCAAGTTAGTGAAAACAAAGATGTAATTTTCTCCCATCCAAGTTCATGCACAAACCTTGGTTAAGAACCCTCGCTCCAGGTTTTTAACCCATTTTCAGCCATGAGTTCCTTTGAGAATCTAACAAGAGCTGTCTGTAGACCATCTCACACAAAAAATGCATTTATCtacagatataaaaattatatcatgTTTGTGGCCCCCCGATGCCCATCCATGGACCATTTCTAAGTCCAAGGACCCCAGGTAGGAGCTCCAGTTCCAGATGTACCAGCAGTCAAGGGCACTGTACTGTTTAGCATTCTTTGGGTACGAATAACAGAAACTTACTCTGGAACTAGGCAGTTTTAGAGGGTCTGTGTAGCAGAAGCTTCTGGGCAGTGTTATCTGTATCCCACGTCTGGAATAAGTAGGCTTCAATCTGAGGCCTGGCTTTCCACCCTCTACCATTGTTCCAGTGTTTGAGTGGCCTCAACTTGGGTCAGGCGCCCACTAGGGGAAAGCTGAGCGCCTTGATGAAATACCTCTGCAGACTATATCTAATGAGGAAGAATAAATTCTCAGAAGAAATTTGAGAcgctattaccaaaaaaaaaaaaaaaaagaaggaaaaagaaaataaaatttaaaaaatggtgtgGACATGAGGCAGGCAAAAGAGAAAGTTTACTTTTAGTCCCATGCAAAGTGGTGATGAGTACTGATTTTTTTGTACTTTCTGGAtacattttaatgtttctgaaatcAGGATATGGCTCTCAGTATACGTCaatatcttgaaagcagccaccccctcctcccttctcccagaaAAGCTGACTGTTGTTAAATCAGTGTTGCATCCTTCAGTTGAGGAGTCTTAGAACTGAGGAACCGTGACCTTAACAGAGTCAATCAAAGCCACACAGCCTGGATTCCTTGAAGTTTCAGGAAGGGCTTCCACACTTACGTTCTTCACGCCATTTTCTTCTAATCTCTGCATTTCTAAGCATTCTTACTTTGTCTAATTCAGCTCTTATTTCACGTCAGATGTTCAAGACACTACTAAATGCTGAGACGAAATTCAATTCCATGAAGCAAGTATTCACAGAACAGTTGCTACTAGTTAAGCTCTCTTCTAGGCACTGTGAGCGTCACAAAAGGATTATAAGacagagccacctgctctccaAGAGCTTAGGCCTTAGGTGTAGAGACTGCAGGCACACAGGAACCAGGCAAAATACTCATCTGGAGTGCTAACCTAAGTGCTGCAGCCAAGGGGACTCAGGGGTTTGGAGAGCAGAGTGTGGGTTGAGTGGGGAAGAGCGAGCCTGGGACATCCCTGTCCTGTGTCTGACCCGTTGGGGGACAGGGCTCCCAGGACCCCTTCTCTGAAAGCAACGAGGCACTGAGAAGCTGCATTCCTGTCCTGCTCATTATCCAAGACATACAGAAGCCTTAGCTGAGGAGGACCGTGTACCCAATGGACTCCTCACTGGGTCGACACCCATTCATCTCTCAAGTCTCTGGTTTAAGGTCACTTCCAGAGAGGTCTTCCCAGACCTCTCATTTTAAAACTAGGcccctggcctggtggcgcagcggttgagttctcacgttctgctttggcggcccggggttcactggttcggatccagggtgtggacatggcaccgcttggcaagccatgctgtggcaggcgtcccacatataaagtagaggaagatgggcacggatgttagctcagggccagttttcctcagcaaaaatgaggagattggtagcagatgttagctcagggctaatcttcctcaaaaaaaaaaattaaaataaataaataaaataaaactaggcCTCTTTATTAAGCTAATAGtaccttgttcttttccttcaaaacaACATAATTTGTaattgcatgtttatttttctctccattggTCAGTGAGCTTCTCTAGGCAGGGAAAAGACTGTATCATTTTTGCCTCTGTAGCCACAAAACTCAATACATTGCCTGCGCATCCtgtgtgctcagtaaatatgtgtgGACTGATCAAAGAGTTAAGTTCAGGCTAGAAACCATATCAGTGCTTTCTGATAATGATGATGCTTGGTTGGAGGCAAGGACACTGTTGATAGGAAACATCTTTTGATGTTAAAAATATGCCAGCCAAAAGGGACAGCTGGTGTATGAGTCACTGATGAAGATCTTGAGGATTATGGATCTGAGAGTTGAGGTAATTGAGAAGTGTGGCTTTTTGGTTTGGAATTAAAAACCCGTAGTGGACCATTTACAACCCACGCAATAAAGGTGGAGCTCTCCTGCTCTGTTCCACCCAAGCAGACTGATCCATCTTTAATGAGACTCTGAGGAGTCGTATTGTGAGTGTTGTCTTATTTtcccaagcaaaaaaaaaccacaacaccaaaaaacaaaaagcaaaacacaagACCTTGAAAGGAGTTAGATGAGTATGAAGACAGGCAAGTTCATGAAGCTCTTCCTTCTCCTGAAATAGAAACTTAGCATGTGCCAGCAGGGAGAAAGTTGTGAAGAAACTACGTTGAAAGAATCCATGCTGTTCTTGGCTTGAGAGTTTGCCTTGGCTGCTGGTAGCGGGGGGTGGAGTAAGGattccttctcatcctttagCTGAAGACTTCAGTTTCACGTTCAAACCACAGGCAGTGAGCACAAAGATCTTGGTCGAACCTTTCTGGAGTGCTCCAGCGCCTTTATCCAAATGAAAGCAGAGATCTGAAAACTTTCCCTTATATGAGATTTTACAGCTTCGCGAAAATGGGCAAGACTAGCTTTGAGCGGAATTGAGTAGGTAAATTTGTTcagtctttgtttaaaaaaagtatgATATTACTTCCAGGGAGAAAAGGACATTTTTATGATAATACTTGACTCTTATGAAGCAGTCTTCTCTGAGGAATTCAGATTCCAGCTCAGTGTATGAAATGAGTAGGCTGGCTTCTGGTGGAGCTCTGAGTGTACAGGACTTATAGTTACACTACTTTTCAAATACAAGGAAGTTGGATCTTTTCCCCTCGCAGCTTGGGGAAGATAAATTTCACCCCTTTCCTCGTTCTAAGAGTCTTTCCATAATGTCAGGTTTCTGGGAATTCATGTCAGATTCAATGTCAACTAACACCAATTGAGCACCCTGGGAGGGAAGCATTGCCAAAGGGGTTAATTGTTTGACCTCTGTATTCGGCTAGGCCTTAGGTGGAATTACTTAAATGTTCTAGGTCTCAATTTTCCCCTTTGTAAAACAGGGAGTAAACCAGTATCTTCTCTTAGGGTTAAGCAGCTCCCCTGTGGTGGAACAGTGTTGGTGACCTAAGAAGGATTTGCTCTGCCACaagcagacacaaacacacacacacacacacacacacacacagtcactgaTCAGATCTCAAGCCCAGGGCTTCGTTCCCAGCAGGACATCTCCAGAGACACAGCCAGCTCGCTCCTGCCCCTCGGCTGCAGAGGCAGTCCTGGGCGTGAGGCCTCTTCAGCCCCCTGTTCTAATCACGGAGCTGATATGACTGCTATGAGGCTGAGTCGTCTGATggagacaatagcaacaacaacagtTGATTTAGTGACTGGCTACTAAGTCTGAGGAGCCCTGGTGGGGCCTGCCCAGGTCTCTGAGATTGTGAAGTGGTCATTTCTGAGGCTTTCAGATTGTCTGGACCAGCAACAGTACAAAAATATTtaggagggaaactgaggttgCCAACTTTTAATTTTGCCAAAAAACGAGCAAAACCAAAACCCCCAAGCTATCACAAATATAACATTCACTGATACAAAAAAGGAATACATTTAGCTTTATATTGCTCCAATAAGCTCTCCTTTTGCCCCAGACTGGCAAAAACCTCCCCACGGACCTGTGGCCGTCAGCAGATGAGCTGGGGCCTCTGCTGTCGAGACTCCACAGATAGCACGTAAGGGGCCGAGGTTTATGAACATACACTGCCGACCTCTGCTCTTGGCAGCTGCAGCCAGGCCACGAAGCCAATTTCAGTTTTGAAGGTTCCTACTTCTGCAAACACTCTGAGGCCCAGAGCTTCGCCATTCTAGACCTCCTCGCTCTTGGCTTCATTGCTGATATAATTTATCCCCCAAGACTAGGACAACACAGTGCAGCATAGCACAACCCGGCACATCTCTGATGCACAAGGTAGTGTTCGTCATTTATCTTGAGTATGAGTCCTTGTCTTCTTCACAGCATCACACAGGGACCCAGCATGGCGTGTCTTTCACAAACCTGTACTCACCATATgctctttgtcttttctctcctgtTCCTCAAAGCTAATGTCATGTGGACCGAGTCTGAAGAACCACAAGGCctatattattcattcattcattcaataaatatttattgagagccgaTTATGCACCAGTCTCTATGCCAGGTGACAAGCATGTAGTACTGGGCAAACAACCACAGCTCTTTGTCTTATGCAGGGAGAACATGagaggaacaaacaaacaaataaatatgtaattataaaatgtgataagaacagtgaaaaataaagagTGTCTTGAGAGAGTATAACAGATGGAGTGCTTAAGAAAACTTCCCTGAGAAAGCGACATTTAAGCTCAGGCCCGAGAGATAACGTAGcggacatttgttgtttttgtcatcTTCGATCCACTTTCTCTTCTGCTAACGAGACCCTGATGATTATCTTTGGGGGCTTTCATTCAGGGAGCCCTGTTCTTCTGGTGCTGGAGTTGGGCATGTGGCCAGGCTGGGCCAAGCTGATTTTCTTTCAGGTCCTCTAATCTTGAGTGGGGTGATGCAAGGACAGAAAAAACTGGGGTGGATAGAGTGTTCTGTGTGAGCAGTAGAGCTGAACCAAGGCTCTGGAGGGGCAAGTTGCACCAGACCTCGTGGGGCCAGGTTAAGAGTTCAGTTTATTTCATCCTAAATACAAAGGAAAGCTGTCAAGATATTTTGATCACGAGGGGGATATTTTTAGCAGCAAGCAATATCACAAAGGAAAAACAGGACAATCCACCCAACAGTGTAAAGAACTTTGAATTGGTCATCCCGGTTCTGCTCTGAGCAACCTAAAGGACCCTAGGAATTTATTAGGTCCTTATAATCTCTCTttgccccagtttcctcctctttaaaataagACCGTGGATTAGCTCATCTCtaacttcccttccttctccaacGTTTCATGATCTATGGTGAAATCTTGTCAAACTGGACAAGGTGTCCATTATTAAGAAGTTTAcaaaaaagtgagagagagaaacacatgtGACCTCTATAACACCTGTTATGTTCCAAGGAGCTACAATGTTTAAAGCAGCTGACTTTGTCAGCTTATGGTCATGTCAGCTGCCCAAGGATTTTTAACAGTACCAGGCTTGGTAGGCATTCATTGAAGAACTTTGAAAGGAGGCGTAACTTAAAGTGTGTTACCCTGataaactgagacacagagatgtCAATTGAATGCTTCATGAAAGAAAACACTAGTAAGAGTCCTGACTCTTGGGTGAATTTCACCAAGACCTTGGAACTGTTGACAGGCCAGTGTGTGATGTATCAGTTGTCTAtcgctgtgtaacaaaccaccccaacaCTTCGTGGCTTAACACAATGgtcttatttctcacaattctcaGGTTGCCCGGGCACGCTCACAGGGCTGCGTTCAGCTGGTGGGTTGGCGGGGGGCTGGCGTGGCTGAGATGGCAAACCTCCCTCTGCTTGGGGTCTGTCATTTTCAAGGAGGTTGGACCAGTTTTCTTCGCAGTGTTCCAAGAAAGCAAGGAGCCAGGCACAAGTGCTTATCAAATGTCCCTGCTTTTGCCGTGTTTGCTGATGTCCCAGTGGCCAAAGCatgtcacatggccaagcccagtgTCAACGTGGGAGAGGCCACCACCAAGGGCGTGGATACTGAGGTATGATTCATCAGAGGCCATTAGTGTAGCAATATGTGAACTCTCCCTTTTAGACATGCATTGCGAGATATGCAACTTTAACTTATAAATCATGGTGCTGTCACAAAGTTACAATATACATGTTATTACTAGTATAAGGAAGGATTTGGAGTCAACCTATTAAGGGATTGAATCCTACATCAAACGGCTCTGCTTGCCtcataaaattattcattaaCTTTTAGCAGTGGCCTTGGGAAGTTAGGTACATAATATTTAGAGGAAAAGAGCATTTACAATTATAATGAGTTAAAGCAATCCACGACGCAGTACCACTGCCCCAATTTGGAGCTTCAGGCTTGCTAATTTCATTCATACTTAGCAGCATCATGTCCCCCCAATCCTTCTGCCCCAGTATGTGCCTGCCTGTCTCATCCACAAGACCTCAAACTCCTTTGAGGGTGGCAATCTTACCTCACCCATGCTTGTTGCCCTCACTCTTCTAGCATCTACAACACTCAGTAGATGCTCCCTAAGTGCTTGTTAAATAAACTAATCGATAGTGGCCTTTTATTAAACGTCTATATGTTCCAGTGACTGCATGCAGACTGGATCATCAGTTCTCTCTCAACGCCACAGAGAAGCATTATTCTCCACAGTTTACAATTGAGGGTACCGAGGTGCAGAAAACCCAAGGTGGACGGGCTGGGATTCCAGCCTTGTCCTATCTGATGCACTTGACTGTCCTCACTGCCGCTTTATGCGTGGAGCAGGAAGGAGACTGTCAGAAGCGAAAAGATGGCCTCAAGGTGTTAAGAGAGgagcaagaagaaaacaggaagaggcAGTAGACCGCAGGGGCcctcaaaaaataaacacttgttAATGAAGAGATTGGCCACCAAAACCCAGGTGGAAAACCTGCAGGAAAGCCGGTTCTACAGCTCTTCAAAAAACCAAGACCAGTTAATTCTTGGGGGCGGCAGAGGAGGCACTGGAGAGGTTTTGCCACCAGGGTTGGCTCTGTTGGGCAGGTGATGATACACGCGTGCAAGGGTATTAAGGTTGTCCTCAGGCGAAAAGGTACCCATTATCTTATATTTTGCCCATAGCTTCTATCACCTACTAGACCAGTAATAATACTACTAATACTACTAACAATAGTTACCATGTAGATAGTACAGTACACATGGGGGGATGGGCCGTGCAAAGTGCTTTGCACACAATGCGTGATGTCAATGactcttcacaacaaccttatgaagtagattttattattcttttttttaaagatttttaaattttttttccctttttctccccaaagcccccccggtacatagttgtatattcttcattgtgggtccttctagttgtggcatgtgagacgctgcctcagcgtggtttgatgagcagtgccatgtctgcacccaggattcgaaccaaagtaacactgggccgcctgcagcagagcgcgagaacttaaccactcggccacatggCCAGCCCCGATTTTATTACTCTTAATTTATAGATAAGGTAACTGTGCCCAGGGAGATCAGCTTTCCCGGGATTTCCCAACTTTGAAGTGGCAGATCTAAAACCTGTCTATTTGACTCAAAGCCCTGAATAACATCTAGCTGTGGGCCTTGTGTGTCTTTGGCGCTGGGCTGAGGTGGGGAATGGTGAGTCCCATTTATTCATGCAAAGAAAGCTGCAcacgcctgtgtgtgtgtgtgtgtgtgtgtgtgtgtgtaatatacaAAAAACAAATCCAGGTCGGGATAGCTGTCCACTTGAAGTTTGAAAGCCTACTTGGGTGGAGAGTGGCAAAAATCTCTgtctactcattcattcactctttcgCTCCTCAAGAAGTATTCATTGCGCACTTGGATATTCCAGGCAGGGCGCTTAACCCAGCCCTAGGAGAGAAAACGGCGAATGCGGGAGACATGGTGATTGCTCCCCTggtaccccccacccccaaccccgtCCGATTTTACTATCTCCTGGGGGAGGCATTCAGAGAAGCTGGAAATGTATCAACCCGGGAGCTGCGCGGGAGCGGGAGGAAAGGCGCCCAGCGGCTGGGTGGTCAGGGCAGGCTCCCCGGAGGCAGCGGCGAGGCCGGGGGAGAAGCGGGTGGCCGGGGCCGAGGCCCGGGCGGGGGCGGCCAGCCAGTTAGGGTTAGGGCGAGAGGATGCGGCTTCCCGGCGGCAGAGGGCGCCTGGCGCTGCGGTCCGGCTCGCCGGAGCCGCCCGCCCGGGCGCCGAGAGGAGAGGCGAGGCGCGGCGAGGCGGGGAGCGCGAGCGGCGGCGGCCCCTGCCACGTCTGGCCGGCAGCGGCGGCGGGAGGAGGTGAGCGGCGCCGGCGCCGCGGGCAGGTGGGCAGGCAGCGgccgggcgggcgcgcggggcccCGGCTGCGGGCCCCGGGCAGGGGAGGTGGCGCCGGGACAGCGCGGTTCCCGCCACGCCGGCTCCGCCTCCGCGCGGGCTGACGGCCGAGGCCCAGGCGCCGAGCGGGTCCCGAGCGCAACTCGTGCGGCGGGCGCCTGGGGGACGCGAGCCGGGCCGCCCGTCGCGGCGCCGGACGCCGATTGCCCGCCGCTGCGGGGCCCCGGCCGCGGCCGGGAAAAGTTGGGGCGGACCGCGAGCCCGCGTGGGCCGGGCGGGAAGTGCGCGTGCCGGGCGGACTCCGGGGGCCGGAGGGACGCGGTGAGAGGGGCCCCGGGCTGGAGGCGGGCCGGCCGGCCGGGAGGGCCCCGTTTGGGAAGGCGGGAGACGCAGGGACTGTGCTGGCGGGCGAAGGGGGTGCGCTCCGcgtcttgggcgggagtgggcaAGTGTCCGGCCGGGGCTCTGcgggggaggggggttggggggagggaggcagggaggcgggCCCGCGCACCAGAGGCTGGCCAGCGGGGTAGAGCGATGGAGGGTGGGCtttgcctcctcccctcctctttcgGGGCAGACCCAGAGAGGGGTCAGGCTCAGAGTTGGGGACGCCGCTGGCATCTGAAGACCCGATGGGGAGTTCCTGtaaggggttggggagggagctgAGCGTTGCTTCCTCTACCGCTTCGGTCAAGTaccgcccctccccacctgccagATTCACCTCCAGACTGCAGTGCTTTTGTCCTGGGGAAGTTGAGGAGGACCCCCTGAGTGGATGGTATTTTGGGGTTCCCAGGTGAGTAGGATGGGGTTGCATGAAATCGTAACTGTCGCCGGGAGCTATGGGAAAACACAGCTCTGACCTCCTCCCACACCCATCCACCCCATTTCCTCTCCAGGACCGCCAGCTCTGGATTCCCTGCGTTGGGCCAGCaggtccccagggcccagcagcaTGTCTGCTAACCGGGTGGTGGGTGTCCTGAAGCGGGTATGAGACATGGCCTTTTATTCTCTGGCTGAGGTTGGTTATTTCAGAAACAAGTGGTTGTGGAGATGCTGGATGCTTTATTAGAGCAACCTGTGTGGTGTCCCTTGACAATGGAGATGACTCAtgttggcttttttttccccttcaaataAACTTTGTATTCAAGACACAAGTATGCCATGTCATTTGCAGCAGTGATGGGGTGGAGGTGCACGCTGGGGGCCTCTTGAGCCCTAGTTCTAGTCCTAGATGTATTAGAAGGAGTATGACCTTGGATGAGTCACTCGccctctctggacttcagtttccttatctgtgaaatggggtatAAAGAGAGCTAGACAATCTGAGGGAGGCAGGAGTAGGTTTCTGAGGGAGACTGAAATCTTTCTTCTTGTGAGACTAGATCAGCCACACAAAATCAACCTCAGCCTATTCTTATAAAGCAATTAGGATGGACTTAAAACAgataagaagcaagaaagatggccaaaagcaaaacaaaacaaaaactaaccaTCATTGGTACTAGATTTACAGTATGAATACTGTTCCCATGCAGGCAATTCATGTACATGGCTGGCCAGCTATCTTTACAATAAAGTTGTTAATTGTGCTTAAAGAGAATTCCGTGTTATCTCACCTGTGGacctgaatttcttcttttgttttaaccTTCAAGCCTGGAGTGATGCTCAGTTGGATTGGTCTTGGTGCAGCTTCACTCAGAGAACATCCCCAGGATCCCTCACTGCCATAGTGCTATAGATTTCCTTGTCTGACTGATGCTGGGATCCTTGTGCCACCACACTTCTGTCATCCTTTCCATTCTGGCTTGAGACCTGGTGAGCTGATTCCTGTTGCATCTGGCATTTCTGAacttcccagctttcttttcaagTGAGTGTAATTAATAGGCAAACAACAAATTAGATGCAGCACATTAAAAGTAG
This window harbors:
- the LOC106827516 gene encoding uncharacterized protein isoform X4, whose product is MRLPGGRGRLALRSGSPEPPARAPRGEARRGEAGSASGGGPCHVWPAAAAGGGITQVTFTGSHFAETIERAILEVEEKDILRLDQRSVALPSKSSVDTPS
- the LOC106827516 gene encoding uncharacterized PE-PGRS family protein PE_PGRS54-like isoform X2, whose translation is MVIAPLVPPTPNPVRFYYLLGEAFREAGNVSTRELRGSGRKGAQRLGGQGRLPGGSGEAGGEAGGRGRGPGGGGQPVRVRARGCGFPAAEGAWRCGPARRSRPPGRREERRGAARRGARAAAAPATSGRQRRREEVSGAGAAGRNNSSHLYWKSLC
- the LOC106827516 gene encoding uncharacterized protein isoform X1; translation: MVIAPLVPPTPNPVRFYYLLGEAFREAGNVSTRELRGSGRKGAQRLGGQGRLPGGSGEAGGEAGGRGRGPGGGGQPVRVRARGCGFPAAEGAWRCGPARRSRPPGRREERRGAARRGARAAAAPATSGRQRRREERLDTVTEHLDFGVTCQRVSEPLPRGSERVNNSSHLYWKSLC
- the LOC106827516 gene encoding uncharacterized protein isoform X3: MRLPGGRGRLALRSGSPEPPARAPRGEARRGEAGSASGGGPCHVWPAAAAGGGITQVTFTGSHFAETIERAILEVEEKISLQDILRLDQRSVALPSKSSVDTPS